Proteins co-encoded in one Cucurbita pepo subsp. pepo cultivar mu-cu-16 chromosome LG15, ASM280686v2, whole genome shotgun sequence genomic window:
- the LOC111811485 gene encoding coiled-coil domain-containing protein 124-like, whose protein sequence is MPKKMGVNSKAEAARARKSAVETERKERETREKVDQYWKEAEGPKSRAAKKREDESEKRAEAAARKAEARRLAEQEEKELEKAIKKPDKKANRVSIPVPKVTELELRKRREEEQAELQRKAEEAKKRQSRTAAEEEYERMVLVTNTNRDDSIIEARTLEDAIAQISVADNLPVDRHPERRLKASFKAFEEAELPRLKEEKPGLTHNQYKDMIWKLWKKSPDNPLNQVAAE, encoded by the exons ATGCCGAAGAAGATGGGGGTAAACAgc AAAGCCGAGGCGGCGCGAGCACGGAAGAGCGCCGTTGAGACGGAGCGCAAGGAGCGGGAGACTCGGGAGAAGGTGGATCAGTACTGGAAAGAAGCGGAGGGTCCCAAATCCAGGGCAGCCAAGAAGCGGGAGGATGAATCGGAGAAGCGTGCTGAGGCCGCCGCTCGCAAGGCGGAGGCACGGCGTTTGGCTGAACAGGAGGAGAAGGAATTGGAGAAAGCGATAAAGAAGCCTGATAAAAAGGCGAATAGGGTTTCGATTCCGGTCCCTAAGGTAACCGAACTTGAATTAAGGAAGCGCAGAGAGGAGGAGCAAGCTGAGCTTCAGAGGAAGGCTGAGGAGGCTAAGAAAAGGCAGAGCCggacggcggcggaggaggaatACGAGCGGATGGTGCTGGTTACTAATACTAATAGGGATGATTCGATTATTGAAGCCAGGACGCTGGAAGATGCGATTGCTCAGATATCTGTTGCGGATAATTTGCCGGTGGATAGGCATCCTGAGCGACGGCTTAAGGCCTCTTTTAAG GCTTTTGAAGAAGCTGAGCTCCCCAGgctgaaggaagaaaaaccagGTCTTACCCACAATCAGTACAAGGACATGATATGGAAGCTATGGAAGAAGTCTCCTGACAACCCTCTTAATCAG GTTGCAGCAGAGTGA
- the LOC111811875 gene encoding probable serine/threonine-protein kinase PBL25 yields the protein MLSLVKTKSAATKKRTIIVGLNSANSGREILLRMLVVVVRTGDNVVAVHVREPNENFNPNTFHIHEDLCKSKQVDFQVRICEGESYILELTHQVRLNFATILVLGTTTLGPKDSVVKTCLKGLPPTCTLMVMDNRGKIQVQMKGTSQEGSTRPILKAPLSSSAHHSPNPLTESSSSSSSSSSSPLPSVQPEGSQRPVPTFAFEKLSHVDLKHSVRLFTPQEIAFATKNFSPVMLIGEGVCFKMYSAKLEDGQFVAVKVQTKQFSSEVLLREIEMLAGLRHENIVKIVGCCNREEIRAVVYNQLKGNLMQHLGKLKWTDRVQVAIGVAKALKYLHHSCSPPIIHRNIKSSNILLSDQCQPQLSDFGEAMVLQEVQEDSTQVEIGRFGYLAPEYLMIGKVNEKVDVYSYGVVLLELITGKDAIQTEQTNRRSLVFWARSLLGCNLAEHLIDPNLKEDYNHEVMEMMMIVARLCLLHSSSRRPTMETIVKLFEEPEYLKKMQSGRKDLLTVLTPKAEIGLWKNEESALQDTTRTDQNYGFSDNLNVT from the exons atgctgTCTCTTGTGAAAACCAAATCGGCGGCGACCAAGAAGAGAACGATCATCGTCGGCTTGAACTCTGCAAACTCCGGCAGAGAGATTCTGCTGCGAATGCTAGTGGTGGTGGTAAGAACAGGGGATAATGTGGTGGCTGTTCATGTTCGAGAGCCGAATGAGAATTTCAATCCCAATACTTTTCATATTCATGAAGATCTCTGCAAATCCAAGCAG GTCGATTTTCAAGTTCGGATTTGTGAAGGAGAATCCTACATTTTAGAATTGACCCATCAGGTTCGACTCAACTTTGCGACCATTCTTGTTCTCGGAACCACCACTTTGGG TCCCAAAGATTCAGTTGTTAAAACATGCTTGAAAGGGCTGCCCCCAACTTGTACCCTTATGGTAATGGACAACAGAGGGAAGATTCAAGTCCAAATGAAGGGCACTTCTCAAGAAGGCTCCACAAGGCCAATCCTCAAAGCTCCCCTGTCATCTTCAGCCCATCATTCACCAAACCCATTGActgaatcatcatcatcttcttcttcttcttcctcctcaccATTACCATCAGTGCAACCAGAAGGATCTCAGAGACCAGTCCCCACATTTGCATTCGAGAAGCTGAGCCATGTCGATTTGAAGCATTCTGTCAGGCTTTTCACACCCCAAGAGATTGCTTTTGCAACCAAGAACTTCAGCCCTGTGatgttgattggagagggtgTGTGCTTTAAAATGTATAGTGCGAAGCTCGAGGATGGGCAGTTCGTAGCTGTGAAGGTCCAAACCAAACAGTTTTCGTCGGAAGTTCTACTTCGAGAGATCGAAATGTTGGCTGGTCTGAGACACGAAAACATTGTTAAGATTGTAGGCTGTTGTAACCGTGAGGAGATCCGAGCGGTTGTGTACAATCAGTTGAAAGGAAACTTGATGCAGCATTTGGGGAAACTCAAATGGACTGATCGAGTGCAAGTTGCGATCGGGGTCGCGAAGGCATTGAAGTATCTTCATCATTCTTGCAGCCCTCCGATTATTCATAGAAACATAAAATCATCCAATATTCTGCTCTCCGATCAGTGCCAACCACAA TTATCAGACTTCGGCGAAGCAATGGTACTTCAGGAAGTTCAAGAGGACTCAACACAAGTTGAGATTGGGAGGTTCGGCTACTTAGCCCCGGAGTACTTGATGATTGGAAAAGTTAACGAGAAAGTCGATGTTTATTCCTATGGCGTCGTACTTTTGGAACTCATCACTGGGAAAGATGCAATTCAGACAGAGCAGACAAACCGTAGAAGCTTAGTTTTCTGG GCAAGGTCCCTACTAGGCTGTAACTTAGCAGAACATTTAATTGATCCAAATTTGAAGGAAGACTACAACCATGAAGTGATGGAAATGATGATGATTGTCGCCCGCCTCTGCCTCTTGCACTCGTCATCAAGACGACCAACAATGGAAACT ATAGTGAAGCTATTTGAAGAACCAGAGTACTTGAAGAAAATGCAGAGTGGAAGAAAGGATCTTCTTACAGTGCTGACTCCCAAAGCTGAGATCGGATTgtggaaaaatgaagaatcagCCCTTCAAGATACCACAAGAACAGACCAGAACTATGGATTTTCTGACAACTTAAACGTCacataa